One genomic region from Streptomyces sp. NBC_01304 encodes:
- a CDS encoding nSTAND1 domain-containing NTPase, which translates to MGRPETEIDPARGPVQQLAFELRKLRQEAGGITYRQMVRQVGFSVSTLSRAAGGEQLPLLPVVLAYVTACGGDAADWQERWQEAARDQARQDAPRSEEDAPAPYRGLARFDVDDEHLFFGREELTEDLLHKVGAHRVVVVIGPSGSGKSSLLRAGLIPRLRRLTTPLRPAAVRILTPGEHPEGTHGQVCTPAPGDGDTWLVVDQFEEVFTLCHDTRERSAFLARLLAAADPASRLRVVLGVRADFYAHCLGHPELAAVMRESSVPVGPMSADELRAAIVKPAQAGGLIVERSLTAQLIGEAAGEPGSLPLLSHALLETWRRSRGRTLTREAYAAAGGIHGAIAQTAEHLYTHMSTHEALQARRILLRLITPGDGTQDTRRPIGRDELDFADPDGLARVLAALSAARLVILDDDTVDLAHEALITAWPRLRGWIDEERERLRTRRDLTEAARTWHSLGRDPSALYRGSRLAGAEELLADPHQLTVLEREFLDGGRVARTREQRRRRALAAFVAVLVVVALLAGGIAWQQSRTSDRQHRQAEARRLAAVADSMRPSDPTTALQLSVAAWKLADTTETRSALMGAMTQKEEGDFPVRAAAPTAFGSGPTPSDAGAGIGTPYHHLTADGRQLISVTGDQIRVVDLRTRRLAHTYRGIGTQETFDDIRLSDDSRTLAMADANGRVRLWDVRAGRAKGTLGQEQTNSWEFSPSGRLLVTDEPDDEPAVGEEVPEPPADDEEPVQEDAELSVGSATMGPGLVRVWDVRSRRQLLRVSDPSGFGGVTGLAVSPDDRLLAACRGQLTLEVWDIRQQRRTKPLKKTKGVGCAEGQVRFTSDSRRLLQVTDTSIRVWDLRTGRSHTGIKTEGVESLHVSTDGTFVTTYGQGEVRLWRLSSPEAPVFRYALVNDDPSDLALDADDGSIRYVNGEGTAVRTLAVGAATNPPWRQHPLELNTLSPDGHALATLDRQRATSTLTLTDTRTGRPLALQPDSGIPCPAPAHDEDQDCIDYLAYSGDSRYLAHIQGWVGLTDATPQRLPVSVWDTRTGRRHARFDVPAVEIADISFSADGRAVHLSRFADESIDVWDIHRGKRTRTLHGLPGTRTIARHDGKLLVDPDGAVVDLPSGRIRPRTLSDGSVSDLKFSPDGTYLAVGDDTGSVTLWDADVRKQVAVLSGLHAGPRLGESEMLSALAFSGDGRLLAVGGDAGTVRIWDVASNRPLGTALRTAGDPVISLAFSTDGHTLYAAGQHVTLQKFAIDPAQQAAQVCRRVGSGLSRTDWATYLPGLPFQETCR; encoded by the coding sequence GTGGGACGTCCGGAGACCGAGATCGATCCGGCGCGGGGGCCGGTGCAGCAGCTGGCGTTCGAGTTGCGCAAACTACGCCAGGAGGCAGGCGGCATCACCTACCGGCAGATGGTCCGGCAGGTGGGATTCTCCGTCTCGACGTTGTCGAGGGCGGCGGGTGGGGAGCAACTCCCGCTGCTGCCCGTGGTTTTGGCGTACGTCACCGCGTGCGGCGGCGACGCGGCGGACTGGCAGGAGCGCTGGCAGGAGGCGGCCCGGGACCAAGCCCGCCAGGACGCTCCCCGATCCGAGGAGGACGCGCCGGCCCCGTACCGCGGACTCGCCCGCTTCGACGTCGATGACGAGCACCTCTTCTTCGGCCGCGAGGAGCTGACGGAAGATCTCCTGCACAAGGTGGGCGCGCACCGCGTGGTGGTGGTCATCGGCCCTTCCGGCAGTGGCAAGTCGTCCTTGCTGCGGGCAGGTCTCATCCCCCGGCTGCGCAGGCTCACCACCCCGCTGCGGCCCGCGGCCGTGCGCATCCTCACGCCGGGCGAGCATCCCGAGGGCACCCATGGGCAGGTGTGCACACCTGCCCCGGGCGACGGCGACACCTGGCTGGTCGTCGACCAGTTCGAGGAGGTGTTCACGCTCTGCCACGACACGCGCGAGCGGTCCGCGTTCCTGGCCCGGCTGCTGGCCGCAGCCGACCCCGCGAGCAGGCTCCGGGTCGTCCTGGGCGTGCGCGCCGACTTCTACGCACACTGCCTGGGCCACCCCGAACTGGCCGCCGTGATGCGGGAGTCCAGTGTGCCGGTCGGCCCCATGAGCGCCGACGAGCTGCGCGCCGCGATCGTCAAGCCCGCCCAGGCCGGCGGGCTGATCGTGGAGCGCTCCCTGACTGCGCAGCTGATCGGGGAGGCTGCCGGTGAGCCCGGCAGCCTCCCCCTGCTGTCGCACGCGCTCCTTGAAACCTGGCGGCGCAGCCGTGGCCGCACCCTGACGCGGGAGGCTTACGCGGCGGCCGGGGGCATCCACGGCGCCATCGCCCAGACCGCCGAGCACCTCTACACGCACATGAGCACGCACGAGGCACTACAGGCGCGGCGGATCCTGCTACGCCTGATCACCCCGGGAGACGGCACCCAGGACACCCGACGCCCCATCGGCCGCGACGAGTTGGACTTCGCCGACCCCGACGGCCTCGCCCGCGTGCTGGCCGCCCTGTCGGCCGCCCGCCTCGTCATCCTGGACGACGACACGGTCGACCTCGCGCACGAGGCGCTGATCACGGCCTGGCCGCGGCTGCGCGGCTGGATCGACGAGGAGCGCGAGCGGCTGCGCACCCGTCGTGACCTGACCGAAGCGGCCCGCACCTGGCACTCCCTGGGCCGCGACCCGAGCGCCCTGTACCGGGGTTCCCGGCTGGCCGGGGCCGAGGAACTCTTGGCCGACCCGCATCAACTGACCGTCCTGGAGCGTGAGTTCTTGGACGGCGGCCGTGTTGCGCGCACCCGTGAGCAGCGCAGGCGGCGCGCACTTGCCGCCTTTGTGGCCGTCTTGGTCGTCGTGGCCCTGCTGGCCGGCGGGATCGCCTGGCAGCAAAGCCGCACCAGTGACCGCCAACACCGCCAGGCGGAGGCCCGCAGGCTCGCCGCCGTCGCCGACAGCATGCGGCCCTCCGACCCGACCACAGCCCTGCAGTTGAGCGTGGCCGCATGGAAGCTGGCGGACACCACCGAGACACGATCCGCCCTGATGGGGGCCATGACACAAAAGGAAGAAGGCGACTTCCCCGTGCGCGCTGCCGCGCCCACGGCCTTTGGTTCCGGCCCCACGCCGTCCGACGCCGGCGCGGGCATCGGCACGCCGTATCACCACCTGACGGCCGACGGCAGGCAGCTCATCAGCGTCACGGGCGATCAGATTCGAGTCGTCGACCTGCGCACGCGCCGCCTGGCACACACCTACCGCGGCATCGGCACACAAGAAACCTTCGACGACATACGTCTCAGCGACGACAGCCGTACCCTCGCCATGGCCGACGCCAACGGCCGGGTGCGCCTGTGGGACGTCCGCGCCGGACGCGCGAAGGGAACCCTGGGTCAGGAGCAGACGAATTCCTGGGAGTTCAGCCCGTCGGGACGCCTGCTCGTCACCGATGAGCCGGACGACGAACCGGCCGTGGGGGAGGAGGTCCCCGAACCCCCTGCCGACGACGAGGAACCCGTGCAAGAAGACGCGGAACTCTCCGTCGGGTCAGCGACCATGGGCCCCGGGCTGGTGCGGGTCTGGGACGTGCGCAGTCGCCGCCAGCTCCTGCGTGTCAGCGATCCGAGCGGCTTCGGGGGCGTGACGGGTTTGGCTGTGAGTCCGGACGATCGTCTGCTGGCCGCCTGCCGGGGCCAACTCACGCTGGAGGTATGGGATATCCGTCAGCAGCGGAGGACGAAGCCGCTGAAGAAGACGAAGGGCGTCGGCTGCGCGGAAGGCCAGGTCCGCTTCACGAGCGACAGCCGTAGGCTGCTGCAGGTCACGGACACCAGTATCCGGGTCTGGGACCTGCGCACGGGCAGGTCACACACCGGGATCAAGACCGAGGGCGTCGAGTCCCTGCACGTCAGCACGGACGGCACCTTCGTCACCACCTACGGCCAGGGGGAGGTCCGGCTGTGGCGTCTGTCGAGCCCCGAGGCCCCCGTATTCCGATACGCCCTCGTCAACGATGACCCGAGCGACCTGGCACTCGACGCGGACGACGGCAGTATCCGTTACGTCAACGGGGAGGGCACTGCGGTGCGTACCCTCGCCGTGGGAGCGGCGACAAACCCCCCATGGCGGCAACACCCGCTGGAACTCAACACGTTGAGCCCCGACGGGCACGCCCTCGCGACCCTCGACCGGCAACGGGCCACCTCCACCCTCACCCTGACGGACACCCGCACCGGCCGGCCGTTGGCCCTGCAGCCCGATTCCGGCATCCCGTGCCCCGCGCCGGCGCACGACGAAGACCAGGACTGTATCGACTACCTGGCGTACAGCGGTGACAGCCGATACCTGGCCCACATCCAGGGCTGGGTCGGTCTGACCGACGCCACACCGCAACGGCTACCGGTCAGTGTGTGGGACACCCGTACGGGCCGACGGCACGCACGCTTCGACGTGCCCGCCGTCGAAATCGCCGACATCTCCTTCAGCGCGGACGGCCGCGCCGTGCACCTGTCCCGCTTCGCTGACGAGAGCATCGACGTCTGGGACATCCATCGCGGCAAGAGAACAAGGACGCTGCATGGTCTGCCCGGTACCCGGACCATCGCCCGGCACGACGGAAAGCTCCTGGTGGACCCGGACGGCGCCGTGGTGGACCTTCCTTCGGGACGGATCCGCCCGCGGACGCTGTCCGACGGCTCGGTCTCCGACCTGAAATTCAGCCCCGACGGCACCTACCTGGCCGTGGGCGACGACACGGGCAGCGTCACCCTGTGGGACGCCGACGTACGCAAACAGGTGGCCGTCCTGTCCGGCCTCCATGCCGGCCCCCGACTCGGCGAGAGCGAGATGCTCTCCGCCCTGGCCTTCTCCGGCGACGGCCGCCTGCTCGCGGTCGGCGGCGACGCCGGAACCGTCCGCATCTGGGACGTGGCCTCCAACCGCCCGCTCGGCACCGCCCTGCGCACCGCCGGAGACCCCGTCATTTCGCTGGCCTTCAGCACCGACGGTCACACTCTGTACGCCGCCGGACAGCACGTCACCCTGCAGAAGTTCGCGATCGACCCGGCGCAACAGGCGGCCCAGGTGTGCCGTCGCGTCGGGTCGGGCCTCTCACGCACCGACTGGGCGACGTACCTACCCGGCCTGCCGTTCCAGGAGACGTGCCG
- a CDS encoding L,D-transpeptidase: protein MASHLRQTSIAVAVTLLAGLSAAVTATPAQAAGDYNYLVFNKNWSDQTKSSLTLYRYLSSRDRVVKVDSWRAGSGSNHNACRHNGGGWLPNGTYKIKTKQKNFDGTKIKGYVMQLADFRCGNNQLRDELFIHSEMKKNGYPGSSEQWRWTDSNPNDYYSAGCVKLRPSAIKELFEYAKPTKLVVVT, encoded by the coding sequence ATGGCTTCACACCTTCGGCAGACCTCGATAGCCGTCGCCGTCACCCTGCTGGCAGGGCTGTCGGCCGCAGTGACCGCAACACCCGCGCAAGCGGCCGGGGACTACAACTACCTGGTCTTCAACAAGAACTGGAGCGACCAGACCAAGTCGTCGCTGACCCTGTACCGCTACCTGTCGTCCCGCGACAGGGTGGTGAAGGTCGACTCGTGGCGAGCCGGATCAGGATCGAACCACAACGCCTGCCGGCACAACGGCGGCGGCTGGCTGCCCAACGGCACCTACAAGATCAAGACCAAGCAGAAGAACTTTGACGGCACCAAGATCAAGGGCTACGTCATGCAGCTGGCCGACTTCAGGTGCGGCAACAACCAGCTACGGGACGAGCTGTTCATCCACAGCGAGATGAAGAAGAACGGCTACCCGGGTTCGTCCGAGCAGTGGCGCTGGACGGACAGCAACCCCAACGACTACTACTCCGCAGGCTGCGTCAAGCTGCGCCCCTCCGCCATCAAGGAGCTGTTCGAGTACGCCAAGCCCACCAAGCTGGTTGTCGTGACCTGA
- a CDS encoding RNA polymerase sigma factor, translated as MTPATAEAAAAAASAVAVERAGMVASLIRLTGDWELAEDCVQDALEKALRHWPEAGLPRSPAAWLTTAARNRALDVLRRRRTEQAKLAERALLVEAAQTGTDRDDRLSLIFTCCHPALPLDGRVALTLKTVAGLSTAQIADAFLVSESTMSQRLLRTKRKISHAAIPYRVPPDELLAERTDGVLAVLYLVFNAGYGQPEGRLADEALHLARLLVDLMPSADEACGLLALIMFQQARRATRFDAAGDLVSMEEQDRSRWDPALTAGAHRELRRATRSGRPPGPYRLQARLAACHASAPSAQATPWHAIVPLYDALLAAQPSPVAALNRAVAVGFRDGFAAGLDALDALDTDALAGYHLLPAARADFLRRVGRTEAARTAYKDALRLVTEDGPEARFLRRRLAALPTSSSSQPCGPPQPPAAQAG; from the coding sequence GTGACACCGGCGACAGCCGAGGCTGCCGCGGCGGCGGCCTCGGCTGTTGCCGTAGAGCGGGCGGGCATGGTGGCGAGCCTCATCCGCCTGACGGGCGACTGGGAGCTGGCGGAGGACTGTGTGCAGGACGCGCTGGAGAAGGCGCTGCGGCACTGGCCCGAGGCCGGCCTGCCGCGCTCTCCCGCGGCCTGGCTGACCACCGCGGCCCGCAACCGGGCGCTCGACGTGCTGCGCCGTCGCCGCACGGAGCAGGCCAAACTGGCCGAACGGGCGCTGCTGGTCGAGGCGGCGCAGACCGGTACGGACCGCGACGACCGACTGAGTCTGATCTTCACCTGCTGCCATCCGGCGCTGCCGCTGGATGGCCGGGTGGCGCTGACCCTGAAGACCGTGGCCGGGCTCAGCACCGCGCAGATCGCCGACGCTTTCCTGGTCTCCGAGAGCACCATGTCCCAGCGGCTGCTGCGTACCAAGCGCAAGATCAGCCATGCCGCGATCCCGTACCGGGTGCCGCCGGACGAGCTGCTGGCCGAGCGCACCGACGGGGTACTCGCCGTCCTCTACCTCGTCTTCAACGCCGGCTACGGACAGCCCGAAGGCCGCCTTGCGGACGAAGCGCTGCACCTGGCGCGGCTGCTGGTCGACCTGATGCCGTCCGCCGACGAGGCCTGCGGCCTGCTTGCCCTGATCATGTTCCAGCAGGCCCGCCGCGCCACCCGGTTCGACGCCGCAGGTGACCTGGTGTCCATGGAGGAGCAGGACCGGTCCCGCTGGGATCCGGCGCTGACCGCCGGGGCACACCGCGAACTGCGCCGCGCGACACGCTCTGGCCGCCCGCCGGGCCCGTACCGGCTGCAGGCGCGGCTCGCGGCCTGCCACGCGTCCGCGCCGTCCGCGCAGGCGACGCCCTGGCATGCGATCGTGCCGCTGTACGACGCGCTGCTCGCCGCCCAGCCCTCTCCGGTGGCCGCGCTCAACCGGGCGGTGGCGGTGGGCTTCCGCGACGGCTTCGCGGCCGGGCTCGACGCACTGGATGCGCTGGACACCGACGCGCTGGCCGGCTACCACCTGCTTCCGGCGGCCCGCGCGGACTTCCTGCGCCGCGTCGGCCGCACCGAGGCGGCAAGGACCGCGTACAAGGACGCGCTGCGGCTGGTGACCGAGGACGGACCCGAGGCCCGCTTCCTACGCCGAAGGCTCGCGGCGCTGCCGACCAGCAGCTCGTCGCAGCCTTGCGGGCCGCCTCAACCGCCGGCCGCTCAGGCGGGCTGA
- a CDS encoding YciI family protein has protein sequence MKYMMFVVVDPDAAAEAEPAPDDLTIEEWLADVDGRGKRIIGERLRPPSDATTVRVSRGQVLITDGPFTESKEWICGFDILECEDLDEAIAIAARHPMAVGGKLELRPFWPGEHA, from the coding sequence ATGAAGTACATGATGTTCGTCGTGGTCGATCCGGACGCCGCCGCCGAGGCCGAGCCCGCGCCGGACGACCTGACCATCGAGGAGTGGCTGGCCGATGTCGACGGCCGCGGCAAGCGGATCATCGGGGAGCGGCTGCGGCCCCCGAGCGATGCCACGACGGTACGAGTCAGCCGCGGCCAAGTGCTGATCACCGACGGCCCGTTCACCGAGTCCAAGGAGTGGATCTGCGGCTTCGACATCCTTGAGTGCGAGGACCTGGACGAGGCCATCGCGATCGCCGCTCGGCACCCGATGGCAGTCGGCGGCAAGCTCGAGCTGCGCCCGTTCTGGCCGGGCGAGCACGCGTGA
- a CDS encoding DinB family protein, giving the protein MGREAEVLLGRLAGQRGHVLGILEGLTEEQLCRPVLPSGWHCLALVRHLALSDERYWFRCVVGGEPRDILPSEKGGDWQVGADESAEDVFALYREEIRRADAVLAATDLGAPPKQPDPVWARWGLDFPDVRSVVAHVLVETSVHAGHLDAVRELLDGRQWVVQ; this is encoded by the coding sequence ATGGGGCGGGAAGCCGAGGTGCTGCTCGGGCGGTTGGCGGGACAGCGCGGGCATGTGTTGGGGATCTTGGAGGGGCTGACGGAGGAGCAGCTGTGCCGCCCGGTGCTGCCCTCGGGCTGGCACTGCTTGGCGCTGGTCAGGCATCTGGCGCTGTCCGATGAGCGGTACTGGTTTCGCTGTGTGGTGGGCGGCGAGCCGCGGGACATCCTGCCGTCCGAGAAGGGCGGCGACTGGCAGGTCGGCGCGGACGAGAGCGCTGAGGACGTCTTCGCGCTCTACCGGGAGGAGATCCGCCGAGCCGACGCCGTCCTCGCAGCGACGGACCTGGGCGCGCCGCCCAAGCAGCCGGACCCCGTCTGGGCGCGCTGGGGGCTCGACTTCCCCGATGTGCGCTCCGTCGTGGCGCACGTCCTGGTGGAGACCTCCGTGCACGCCGGGCACCTCGACGCGGTGCGCGAGCTGCTGGACGGCCGGCAGTGGGTGGTGCAGTGA
- a CDS encoding RNA-guided endonuclease InsQ/TnpB family protein, whose amino-acid sequence MKRQRGHKARLYLSPAQLPLVDDQGHGARAMWNLLHELWEMTPKCQRSLARMDEAIRQARKDIPWLKAVPAQAAQQVLKTYHRAWVNCWEGRAEAPTFKKRTSRRAVDIPQGRDLRITRLSRHWGQCWVPMVGLVRFRWTRDLPYGKRADKLNRVTGARLAKEANGWHIVFRVQTEVDEPKPHDGPITGIDRGISKPLALSDGTFREHGPWLTPGEAGRLKRLEQQRERQGRQRKPGERNSARLRRTYDQIKQLRARATRRALDWQHRTTTELADIFGIIGVEDLAIRNMVKAAKGTVEAPGTNVAQKRGLNRSISGEAWGRTVTFLEYKLADRGGYLIKVPAPNTSRRCSACGFITPGNRESQARFVCKADSCGYEANADTNAARNIEHAAGHVASGRGDLGDTRS is encoded by the coding sequence TTGAAGCGTCAGCGTGGCCACAAGGCCCGGCTTTACCTCAGCCCCGCCCAGCTCCCGTTGGTCGATGACCAGGGCCACGGCGCCCGTGCGATGTGGAATCTCCTGCACGAGCTGTGGGAGATGACCCCGAAGTGCCAGCGCTCCCTCGCCCGCATGGACGAGGCGATACGCCAGGCCCGCAAGGACATTCCCTGGCTCAAGGCCGTGCCCGCGCAGGCCGCGCAACAGGTACTCAAGACGTACCACCGAGCGTGGGTGAACTGCTGGGAAGGCCGCGCAGAAGCGCCGACCTTCAAGAAGCGCACCAGCCGCCGGGCCGTCGACATCCCCCAGGGCCGAGACCTGCGCATTACCCGCCTGTCCCGCCACTGGGGACAGTGCTGGGTGCCCATGGTCGGCCTGGTCCGCTTCCGCTGGACCCGCGATCTCCCGTACGGCAAGCGCGCGGACAAGCTCAACCGGGTCACCGGGGCACGCCTGGCCAAGGAAGCGAACGGCTGGCACATCGTCTTCCGCGTACAGACCGAGGTAGACGAGCCCAAGCCCCACGACGGGCCGATCACCGGCATCGACCGGGGCATCTCCAAACCCCTCGCCCTCTCAGACGGCACCTTCCGCGAACACGGCCCCTGGCTCACCCCCGGTGAAGCAGGACGGCTCAAGCGCCTGGAACAGCAGCGCGAACGCCAGGGCCGCCAGCGCAAGCCCGGCGAGCGCAACAGCGCCCGGCTTCGCCGTACGTACGACCAGATCAAGCAGCTCCGCGCAAGAGCCACGCGCCGCGCCCTTGACTGGCAGCACCGCACCACCACCGAACTCGCCGACATCTTCGGCATCATCGGGGTGGAAGACCTGGCCATCCGCAACATGGTCAAGGCCGCCAAGGGGACCGTGGAAGCCCCCGGCACCAATGTCGCGCAAAAGCGCGGCCTGAACAGGTCGATCAGCGGCGAGGCATGGGGACGCACCGTCACCTTCCTCGAATACAAGCTGGCCGACCGGGGCGGATACCTGATCAAGGTCCCCGCCCCGAACACCTCCCGGCGCTGCTCTGCCTGCGGGTTCATCACCCCCGGCAACCGTGAGAGCCAGGCCCGTTTCGTCTGCAAGGCAGACAGCTGCGGGTACGAAGCGAACGCGGACACCAACGCCGCCCGCAACATCGAACACGCCGCAGGACATGTGGCGTCAGGACGTGGAGACCTCGGGGATACCCGGTCTTAG
- the tnpA gene encoding IS200/IS605 family transposase, whose amino-acid sequence MSPRWKAAPDIRRSAHVVYNLHVHLVFVTNFRRGVFTSEMLTRCEVIMREICTDFEAELKEFNGERDHVHLLVHYPPKVALSKLVNRLKGVSSRRLRFEYTGEVNRAIMHGRFWSRSYFAGSCGGAPITVVRQYIEQQKRQY is encoded by the coding sequence ATGTCACCACGTTGGAAAGCGGCCCCCGATATCCGCCGGTCAGCACACGTCGTCTACAACCTGCACGTTCACTTGGTGTTCGTCACGAATTTCCGGCGGGGGGTGTTCACGTCCGAGATGCTGACGCGCTGCGAAGTGATCATGCGTGAGATCTGTACGGACTTCGAGGCGGAGCTGAAGGAGTTCAACGGCGAGCGCGACCACGTGCACCTGCTGGTGCACTATCCGCCGAAGGTCGCCCTGTCGAAGCTGGTCAATCGCCTCAAGGGCGTCAGCTCGCGGCGGCTGCGCTTCGAGTACACAGGCGAGGTCAACCGCGCCATCATGCACGGCCGCTTCTGGTCCCGTTCGTACTTCGCCGGATCATGCGGCGGAGCACCGATAACAGTCGTCCGTCAGTACATCGAGCAGCAAAAACGCCAGTACTGA
- a CDS encoding helix-turn-helix domain-containing protein, whose translation MPAQGDGDGIDKVIDEVAEFAALLRALKERTDRSYGSLARRLGMNTSTLHRYCAGDAVPLDFAPVERFAALCGASSEQRLELHRRWLLAAAARRRPPTAGAVQSAPDATASEAVNDAAHGPDTAVEGNTEPGTALKPGSDPIATSDTAPRATGSPAVETDPAPRPPGAPSHPLPRRPWYRRRRFVVGLACVCAVLATLGSFSVLPDGRRASGDAPDRVAGSAEARAPERRGASAGPSGTPTSERPSGSATPNEKPGTSRPPGETSTPPRGDQPAGLPLTWSVNSQAWKLGCDHNYVIAKPPSQVPPPPAPQDAAPWAVTQSAAHGGETLVQLSLQGRSDTAVVLEALRVRVVGRTAPAEGNAYAMDQGCGGAITPRYFAVDLDKDRPLARAVAGNDSGTPIPAVRMPYRVSAKDPEVLLVTAATSSCDCRWYLELDWSSQGRKGTVRIDDDGHPFRTSAIKGLPQYTYDTQEREWKPRS comes from the coding sequence GTGCCGGCACAAGGCGACGGCGACGGCATCGACAAGGTGATCGATGAGGTGGCGGAGTTTGCGGCACTGCTGCGGGCCCTGAAGGAGCGCACGGATCGGAGCTATGGCTCGCTGGCCCGGCGTCTGGGCATGAACACCTCGACGCTGCACCGCTATTGCGCGGGCGACGCGGTGCCGCTCGACTTCGCCCCCGTGGAACGCTTCGCGGCCCTGTGCGGGGCAAGCTCGGAACAACGCCTGGAACTCCACCGCCGTTGGCTCCTGGCAGCGGCGGCCCGCCGTCGGCCTCCCACGGCGGGGGCAGTGCAGAGCGCGCCCGACGCCACGGCGTCGGAAGCCGTGAACGACGCGGCGCACGGACCGGATACAGCAGTGGAGGGCAACACCGAACCAGGCACGGCGCTGAAGCCCGGCAGCGACCCGATCGCCACATCGGACACAGCGCCGAGGGCCACCGGCAGCCCGGCCGTCGAAACGGACCCTGCGCCCAGACCGCCCGGCGCACCCTCGCACCCGCTCCCGCGGCGTCCCTGGTACCGCCGGAGGCGTTTCGTGGTCGGGCTGGCCTGCGTCTGTGCCGTACTTGCGACGCTCGGGTCCTTCTCCGTCCTGCCGGACGGGCGGCGTGCGTCCGGGGACGCTCCTGACCGGGTCGCCGGTTCGGCGGAGGCCAGGGCGCCGGAGCGACGGGGCGCCTCAGCCGGCCCGAGCGGCACCCCCACCTCTGAGCGGCCTTCCGGCTCCGCCACCCCGAACGAGAAGCCGGGCACCTCCCGCCCGCCCGGCGAGACATCCACCCCGCCCCGCGGCGACCAGCCCGCCGGGCTGCCGCTCACCTGGTCCGTCAACTCCCAGGCGTGGAAGCTCGGCTGTGACCACAACTACGTCATCGCCAAGCCGCCGAGCCAGGTCCCCCCGCCTCCTGCCCCGCAGGACGCGGCACCTTGGGCGGTGACGCAGAGCGCCGCGCACGGCGGCGAGACGCTCGTACAGCTGTCGCTGCAGGGGCGCAGCGACACGGCCGTCGTGCTGGAGGCGCTGCGCGTGCGCGTGGTCGGCCGTACGGCGCCGGCCGAGGGCAACGCCTACGCCATGGACCAGGGCTGCGGTGGCGCGATCACTCCCCGGTACTTCGCCGTGGACCTGGACAAGGACCGCCCCCTCGCCCGCGCAGTCGCCGGGAACGACTCCGGCACCCCGATCCCGGCCGTGCGCATGCCCTACCGTGTCTCGGCGAAGGACCCCGAGGTACTGCTGGTCACCGCCGCGACCAGCTCGTGCGACTGCCGCTGGTACCTGGAGCTGGACTGGTCCTCCCAGGGCCGCAAAGGCACCGTACGCATCGACGACGACGGCCACCCGTTCCGCACCAGCGCCATCAAGGGCCTGCCTCAATACACGTACGACACTCAGGAGCGCGAGTGGAAGCCCCGCAGCTGA
- a CDS encoding Lrp/AsnC family transcriptional regulator has product MDELDSAIVRHLQRDARQTNRDLARTLGIAPSTCLERIRQLRARGVITGYHAAVDSAALNRHVQALIHFQIRPLSRAVIEAFKTYAAGLPEVSTVYVVTGGDDMIVHVSVPSVDYLHGFLMDKFTERREVVGFRTSVIYQHAHKQVLDPLTP; this is encoded by the coding sequence ATGGACGAACTTGATTCGGCGATCGTCCGGCATCTGCAGCGCGATGCGCGGCAGACCAACCGCGACCTCGCCCGCACTCTCGGGATAGCCCCGTCGACCTGCCTCGAACGCATCCGCCAACTGCGCGCCCGCGGAGTGATCACCGGCTACCACGCCGCCGTGGATTCGGCCGCCCTGAACCGCCACGTCCAAGCGCTCATCCACTTCCAGATCCGCCCCCTCAGTCGGGCGGTCATCGAGGCGTTCAAGACCTATGCGGCCGGCCTGCCCGAGGTCAGCACGGTCTATGTCGTCACCGGCGGCGACGACATGATCGTGCACGTCTCCGTGCCCAGCGTGGACTACCTCCATGGTTTCCTCATGGACAAGTTCACCGAGCGCCGCGAAGTCGTCGGATTTCGTACCTCTGTGATCTACCAACACGCCCACAAGCAGGTACTCGACCCGCTCACACCTTGA